The DNA window CCTGGCCAAGAAGATTGATGACTCTGCAACAATGATGGAGCAGAAGGGAGGTGCTGCAGCCCTGGTGGTCAAGATGCAGCGCTGGGTCCGAATCCTCAGGACTTACGGGAGGGTCGACCCGATAAGCTCCGCTGACCTGTCCAAGCTTCGGGCGGATCTGAAAGAGTGGCAGAAGGAAATCAGCCAGATGCGTACATAGGATTCATCGGTATTGTGTAATGCCAGTCAGTTTATCGTCACCGCATGCAAAAAAGGCGTATCTAAAGCCACATGCTGAATGCTTAATAGGCGAAGAGAGGACAATAAATCTGACTTCGCCGGGATAACCAGAGGTGCACGTTGATGATTGACTCGCGGACTGACGATGCCATAGGTGGTATAATCAACGAGTTCCCACAGCCCTACCGAGATGCGACCATGCGACTGTGGGAGCTCTGGAAGAATACAGACCCAACGCCACCTTATTACCTCTCATGGTCTGAGTTCGCTTCGAATCACGACGACGCAGGAGCACTCTACACAGAACAGAGAGTGTACAACAGAAGAATCACCAATGAGCTCAGGTCGCTTGAAGTACCAAGGACGCTACGCCAGAGAGTAGCACACGCTCTGGCAGCAGTCGCAGGGATCTTCCTGGTCGTGTTTCTAGCGCTGTCACGAGCACTCAGAGCTGCAGAGTGAAGCGAGCACCACTCGCTCTGCCTGAGAGTCCTCCTTATAACCAGTGAGGCAGCTGTGCCCATAAGATATGGTCGAACTGCTAGATGAACTGCCGTCCGACATGGTGTGTCTGCTAGACGAGGCAGCCGCCGCACTGAAGGGCGCTCGAAGAGGACTGGTGGTCTCGCACAATGACGCCGATGGTATATCTGCCCTTGCTATCCTTCTCACAACGCTTCAGCGAGAGGGCATCCCCCACGTATGGAGGAACATCCACCAGCTGAACTCGGACACAGTCCTCGAAGTGGCAGGGCTTGTGAGAGAACACAGTCCAGACCTCGTCGTATTCACGGACCTTGGGAGCGGCCAGATGCCACTGATACTGGACAATGTGACCCCGGAGATGGGTGTCACACGAGTGATTGTATTGGACCATCACCTGCTCCAAGACCGGGCAGAAGACGGTCTCCCCGAACATGTGACAGAGCTGAACCCCAACATACATGGCATGAGCGGCAGCAACGATGTCTCAGGGGCGGGCATGGCATTCCTGTTGTCCGTGGCTGTACGAGCGACCAACACGGATCTGAGTGAGCTTGCTGTGGTTGGCGCATCGGGTGACATGCAGGACTACTACGGCAAGGGGTTTGTCGGACTCAACGCACGCATTGTAGATGCGGCTAAGAGAGCCGGTTACATTGCCGTCGAGAGAGACCTCACATTCTTTGGCATCAACACGAGACCCCTTGCTCAGCTCTTGGAGTACGCTACGGAGCCGTACCTCCCCGGCCTGACGGGCAATCGAGATGCATGTTACAGCTTCTTCACGGAGCGTGGCATCCCATTGAAGAGCGGACCCGACGAGTGGAGGACATGGTCCGACCTGAACAAGGAGGAGAAGCAGCTAGCAGTTCAGGGTCTCATCGACGTTATCCTAGAGCACTATGCGGACCCATCCATCGCACGAGGGATAATCGGTGATGTGTTCGTACTATGCAACAGGCCACGGAAGTCTGAGATGAGAAGCGCCAAGGAGTTCTCGACTCTGCTGAACGCCTGCGGACGGAATAGAAGGGCCGAGGTCGGTGTTGAGATCTGTCTAGGCTCCGAGGAGGCGTATGAACTCGGCAAGGCGCTTCTCCAGAGGCACCGAGCAAACCTTGCTGACGCGCTTCGGAGGCTTGAAACCGGTGGGGCCTCTGACAGACGAGGGATGTATTATGTCAATGACCCGCTGACGCCCGATACAATAGTGGGCATCGTGATTGGCATGGCGCAGGCAGCGAGGATAGTGCCCGATGACAGACCGGTGATTGGTGTGAGCACAAACACGACCGCCAACACCCAGAAGGCAAAGCTGTCCGGTAGGGCTCCACGCCATCTCGTGGACCGCGGTCTCAGTCTCAAGGAGGTCTTCGCCAACTCAGCAAAGAGGCTCAATGAGAGACATGGTGAGATGCTGGCAGAAGGAGGTGGTCATCCGATGGCTGCGGGTGCCTTTGTCCGTGTCGAACATCTCGATGAATACGTCAGTCTGGTCTCAGATGAGATTGAGAGGATGTTGGCACAAAGAAGAGGGTAGCGAATTGGGAGGCCCCCCTCCCCAGTGGACTATTAGTACTCCTCTGCCGTCAGAGAAGCGCCGATTACTCCGGGGATGAAGAGCAGACCAAAGGATGCCGCCAAGTCTATTGCAATTGTCTGGGCGAGGTTGGCAAGTGCCGTGGGTTCGAGTGCCATGCTCAGCGAGAGGGCTGCGTATCCAATGAAGAACAGGACTAGAGCAATGATGGACACGAACAGCATTCTCACTCCGCTCTTAGAGATGAGCCCGGCGATAAACCCGGCCACGCCAAGAGCGACAATTGGAGCGTAGACACCAGAGAGCGCAAAGTGATAGGGGAATATCAGCTGAGCAAAAAGCAGCGCCCCCTGATACTTTAGAGCATCAGTCAGACTGGGTGAACCGAGGATTGCCTGTATGGCAGCAATGTCGAGACCCAGTATCTGAAAGGCCCCAATCACTATCGACACGATTAGTGTGATTAGAAGTGCTATTATTGTTCGGAACATCTTGATTCAACTCCGAGAGTTGACTGCGTACAGGCAGGTTCTAGTCCACTTATATCTGTTAGCACACCTGTTCATGCCAAGCTGAACCGGTCCTCAGACGAGGTGGTCTCTTCAACCGGTCGCGGGACTCCTCTCAGATTGATGCCAGCGAGTCTGGTATGGGTGCTTCAGACTGACATGAAGTACATCTTACACAGGATATCTGCGAAGCAGTCTGGGCTGTGGGAAGCGAGACTTTGAAGCTGGTATTGCATATCGAACAATGGGCCTTGATGTAGCCTCGCAGCTCAATCGATTTGCGCCA is part of the Candidatus Thorarchaeota archaeon genome and encodes:
- a CDS encoding DHH family phosphoesterase → MVELLDELPSDMVCLLDEAAAALKGARRGLVVSHNDADGISALAILLTTLQREGIPHVWRNIHQLNSDTVLEVAGLVREHSPDLVVFTDLGSGQMPLILDNVTPEMGVTRVIVLDHHLLQDRAEDGLPEHVTELNPNIHGMSGSNDVSGAGMAFLLSVAVRATNTDLSELAVVGASGDMQDYYGKGFVGLNARIVDAAKRAGYIAVERDLTFFGINTRPLAQLLEYATEPYLPGLTGNRDACYSFFTERGIPLKSGPDEWRTWSDLNKEEKQLAVQGLIDVILEHYADPSIARGIIGDVFVLCNRPRKSEMRSAKEFSTLLNACGRNRRAEVGVEICLGSEEAYELGKALLQRHRANLADALRRLETGGASDRRGMYYVNDPLTPDTIVGIVIGMAQAARIVPDDRPVIGVSTNTTANTQKAKLSGRAPRHLVDRGLSLKEVFANSAKRLNERHGEMLAEGGGHPMAAGAFVRVEHLDEYVSLVSDEIERMLAQRRG